Proteins from one Cydia fagiglandana chromosome 13, ilCydFagi1.1, whole genome shotgun sequence genomic window:
- the LOC134670013 gene encoding uncharacterized protein LOC134670013, with product MPRWQSSQRPMYVRTVWVDGFRHAILTPDDPYYTKVKRRPHSSASTTKYSNSRLSIRDEGERKLSLVIRSDKSKIVSKQRPKSHEPIELLNLEALELESEDEFLLKANPQPIYEYNTGRSNYDLSANMRAFKSNRTARNECKENTDLSDRVLQWLDLAGKIDLLAPNAERMAQPRHSWPEIQKRNCLSKSKTTVDIRVKEEVKTPKDSARTQGIDRDYQVPPSAATIETYARQSRQRNTPRDAKKDKTKRDIRANVLETRQKVVTERNAVEKQYEELVSKKLIPDLGKGKKQVHIFMPEMIKKNCNSRTESLLSQVS from the coding sequence ATGCCCCGCTGGCAGTCTTCGCAGCGGCCTATGTACGTCCGCACGGTCTGGGTCGACGGCTTCCGACACGCGATTCTCACCCCTGACGACCCCTACTACACCAAAGTCAAGAGGCGACCACACTCATCCGCCAGCACTACGAAATACTCGAATTCTAGACTGAGCATCAGAGACGAAGGAGAGAGGAAATTGAGCCTTGTTATCAGAAGCGATAAGTCGAAAATTGTAAGCAAGCAACGCCCGAAAAGCCACGAACCGATAGAGCTGCTGAACTTAGAAGCTTTAGAGCTAGAATCGGAAGACGAGTTTTTGTTAAAAGCTAATCCGCAACCGATCTACGAGTACAACACCGGACGATCCAACTACGATTTATCAGCGAACATGAGGGCATTTAAAAGCAACCGGACAGCTAGGAACGAGTGCAAAGAAAACACAGATCTATCCGACAGAGTTTTACAATGGCTAGATCTAGCCGGCAAAATAGACTTGCTGGCTCCAAACGCGGAACGCATGGCGCAACCGCGACACAGCTGGCCAGAAATACAGAAGCGCAACTGTTTAAGCAAATCAAAAACAACCGTAGACATAAGGGTTAAAGAAGAGGTTAAAACGCCGAAGGATTCGGCAAGGACCCAAGGTATCGATCGCGATTACCAAGTCCCGCCGTCGGCGGCCACTATCGAGACATACGCGCGACAGTCACGGCAAAGAAACACGCCACGCGATGCAAAAAAGGACAAAACGAAAAGAGATATACGGGCCAACGTCCTGGAGACACGGCAGAAAGTTGTGACGGAGAGAAACGCGGTGGAAAAACAGTACGAGGAGTTAGTTAGCAAGAAATTGATACCGGATTTGGGTAAAGGGAAAAAGCAGGTGCACATTTTTATGCCGGAAATGATTAAGAAGAATTGTAATAGCAGGACGGAGAGTCTTCTGTCTCAGGTGTCGTGA